In Archangium violaceum, the following are encoded in one genomic region:
- a CDS encoding GumC family protein — protein sequence MEETPNEAPEAQEPALDVMQYVRALWRRKWLIVGVTTVMALVGTLYTLRQPKIYSTSTSLIIDVAAPRVLDTEVKEVMGDERSNYWANKEYYQTQNEVITSRAVASRVVDRLGLQNDAAFLGVEGIKDEEERKKAMASIDAVGLVRSRINVIPSVNSRVVRIAVEDVDPDRAARLANEVAEAYIAENLNLRLKTTEGASAWLEERMSELGARANGSELNLFKFKRGADMLSMSLDKKGGPQQSTAKLAHDTYMSTLIAVRTKIAALQARVDSMRQLRKSASPESEHWAEGLSEASEGSLRDLRTRVLEQRTACVELSGRYLPEHPKMQECQQKLTVLQQELRRSLENLVLGAETDLAAAQANERNLLALVDKAKTEAFQVTEKEIQYEKLQREAENDQRMYEMVLKRFKELEVSGLLRTSNVRVLDAALPNPVPVRPNTRNSVMLFFILGLLGGVAVVLALEFLDASVASRADVEERLGLPFIGAMPPLVPGDGGPVDLYIHRHPRSPAAEMCRAIRTNLLFMSPDKPFRTVVVSSAGPSEGKSTVVINLGMVMAQTGTRVLLMDTDMRRPRLHGAFGLPDDMGVSSLVVGEGSLEGAIKSTDVPNLFVLPCGPLPPNPAELLHTRAFSELLGKLRERFDCILLDSPPLGPVSDALVLSKQTDGILLVLKAGTTHREQAKRAIRSLRDVKAHIIGALLNHVDLKSGRYEGEYGGYNSYGGERDERTAT from the coding sequence GTGGAAGAGACCCCCAACGAGGCCCCCGAGGCCCAGGAGCCCGCGCTGGACGTCATGCAGTACGTCCGCGCGCTCTGGCGTCGCAAGTGGCTCATCGTCGGCGTGACGACCGTGATGGCCCTGGTCGGCACGCTCTACACCCTGCGCCAGCCGAAAATCTACTCGACGAGCACCTCCCTCATCATCGACGTCGCCGCGCCCCGCGTCCTCGACACCGAGGTCAAGGAGGTCATGGGCGACGAGCGCAGCAACTACTGGGCGAACAAGGAGTACTACCAGACGCAGAACGAGGTCATCACCTCGCGCGCGGTGGCCTCCCGGGTGGTGGACAGGCTGGGCCTGCAGAACGACGCGGCCTTCCTGGGCGTGGAGGGCATCAAGGACGAGGAGGAGCGCAAGAAGGCCATGGCCTCCATCGACGCGGTGGGGCTGGTGCGCTCGCGCATCAACGTCATCCCCTCCGTCAACTCGCGCGTGGTGCGCATCGCCGTGGAGGACGTGGACCCGGACCGCGCGGCGCGGCTGGCCAACGAGGTGGCCGAGGCCTACATCGCGGAGAACCTCAACCTGCGCTTGAAGACCACCGAGGGCGCCAGCGCCTGGCTCGAGGAGCGGATGAGCGAGCTGGGGGCGCGCGCCAACGGCAGCGAGCTCAACCTCTTCAAGTTCAAGCGCGGCGCGGACATGCTCTCCATGTCCCTCGACAAGAAGGGCGGGCCGCAGCAGAGCACGGCGAAGCTGGCGCACGACACGTACATGTCCACGCTCATCGCGGTGCGCACCAAGATTGCCGCGCTCCAGGCGAGGGTGGACTCCATGCGCCAGCTGCGCAAGAGCGCCAGCCCCGAGTCGGAGCACTGGGCCGAGGGCCTCTCGGAGGCCAGCGAGGGCTCGCTGCGCGACCTGCGCACCCGGGTGCTGGAGCAGCGCACCGCGTGCGTGGAGCTGTCCGGGCGCTACCTGCCGGAGCACCCCAAGATGCAGGAGTGCCAGCAGAAGCTGACCGTCCTGCAGCAGGAGCTGCGGCGCAGCCTGGAGAACCTCGTGCTCGGCGCGGAGACGGACCTGGCGGCCGCCCAGGCCAATGAGCGCAACCTCCTGGCGCTGGTGGACAAGGCCAAGACCGAGGCCTTCCAGGTGACGGAGAAGGAAATCCAGTACGAGAAGCTCCAGCGCGAGGCGGAGAACGACCAGCGCATGTACGAGATGGTCCTCAAGCGCTTCAAGGAGCTGGAGGTGTCGGGCCTGTTGCGCACCAGCAACGTGCGCGTGCTGGACGCGGCGCTGCCCAACCCCGTGCCGGTGCGGCCCAACACCCGCAACTCGGTGATGCTCTTCTTCATCCTGGGCCTCCTGGGAGGCGTGGCGGTGGTGTTGGCGCTGGAGTTCCTCGACGCGAGCGTGGCCAGCCGCGCGGACGTGGAGGAGCGGCTGGGCCTGCCCTTCATCGGCGCCATGCCACCGCTGGTGCCCGGGGATGGAGGTCCGGTGGACCTGTACATCCACCGCCACCCGCGCTCGCCAGCGGCGGAGATGTGCCGGGCCATCCGCACCAACCTGCTCTTCATGTCGCCGGACAAGCCCTTCCGCACGGTGGTGGTGAGCTCGGCCGGGCCCTCCGAGGGCAAGTCCACCGTCGTCATCAACCTGGGCATGGTGATGGCCCAGACGGGCACCCGGGTGCTGCTGATGGACACGGACATGCGCCGGCCCCGCCTGCACGGGGCTTTCGGCTTGCCCGACGACATGGGCGTCAGCTCCCTGGTGGTGGGCGAGGGCTCGCTGGAGGGCGCCATCAAGTCCACCGACGTGCCCAATCTCTTCGTCCTGCCCTGCGGGCCGCTGCCGCCCAACCCCGCCGAGCTGCTCCACACCCGCGCCTTCTCCGAGCTGCTCGGCAAGCTGCGGGAGCGCTTCGACTGCATCCTGCTGGACAGTCCTCCCCTGGGGCCCGTGTCCGACGCGCTCGTCCTCTCCAAGCAGACGGACGGCATCCTCCTGGTGCTCAAGGCCGGCACCACCCACCGCGAGCAGGCGAAGCGCGCCATCCGCTCGCTGCGCGACGTGAAGGCGCACATCATCGGCGCTCTGCTCAACCACGTGGACCTGAAGAGTGGTAGGTACGAGGGCGAATACGGCGGCTACAACTCCTACGGCGGCGAGCGCGACGAGCGCACCGCCACCTGA
- a CDS encoding bifunctional glycosyltransferase/class I SAM-dependent methyltransferase yields MSQSPSYVIPFTPASAPAASRFAHSLAARGAEVILAGEGPLDAPSGPNVHVLQGLSGKGAAIRAALGRVTGDITVLQDADTAYSLESCEALCRPIREDAADAVFGSRRMPARDAEVLADRALGHVTRFVTDVSLTDPLCGQRAFRTEALKSVSLTSDDDSVDAEIVVKLAAQLFRLAEVPLVLDTAPHQPLASQLARLRTLVRYATVRNDADNQHEGYNTLERMDGASNYNAWLGQRFREHLGRRVLEIGAGIGTITEQLEPGLELLIALEVDRFYVDRLRNKFRGRPHVRPYLSDVALADWESLKAERLDTIVLSNVLEHIPDDASAVRRFRQILPPGGRVVVLVPALPQLFGAIDEAVGHYRRYTMPGLRSVLEGNGFEVERLEWMNLVGIPGWFMNSRVMRRRSVPKLQLKVYDRIAPFLARAESQVKLPLGMSLFAVARATGGTA; encoded by the coding sequence GTGAGTCAGTCTCCGTCCTACGTCATTCCCTTCACCCCCGCGTCCGCCCCGGCCGCCTCCCGCTTCGCCCACTCGCTCGCCGCCCGGGGCGCCGAGGTCATCCTCGCCGGAGAGGGGCCGCTGGATGCGCCCTCCGGGCCGAACGTGCACGTGCTCCAGGGGCTGTCCGGCAAGGGAGCGGCCATCCGCGCGGCGCTCGGCCGGGTGACGGGCGACATCACCGTCCTCCAGGACGCGGACACGGCCTATTCGCTGGAGTCCTGCGAGGCGCTGTGCCGCCCCATCCGCGAGGACGCGGCGGACGCGGTGTTCGGTAGCCGGCGGATGCCCGCGCGGGACGCGGAGGTGCTGGCGGACCGGGCCCTGGGTCACGTCACCCGCTTCGTCACGGACGTGTCGCTGACGGATCCGCTCTGCGGCCAGCGCGCCTTCCGCACCGAGGCGCTCAAGTCGGTGTCGCTCACCAGCGATGATGACTCGGTGGACGCGGAAATCGTGGTGAAGCTGGCGGCGCAGCTCTTCCGGCTGGCCGAGGTGCCGCTGGTGCTGGACACGGCGCCGCACCAGCCGCTGGCCTCGCAGCTGGCGCGGCTGCGCACGCTGGTGCGCTACGCCACCGTGCGCAACGACGCGGACAACCAGCACGAGGGCTACAACACGCTGGAGCGCATGGACGGCGCCAGCAACTACAACGCGTGGCTGGGCCAGCGCTTCCGCGAGCACCTGGGCCGGCGCGTGCTGGAGATTGGCGCGGGCATCGGCACCATCACCGAGCAGTTGGAGCCGGGGCTGGAGCTGCTCATCGCGCTCGAGGTGGACCGCTTCTACGTGGACCGGCTGCGCAACAAGTTCCGCGGCAGGCCGCACGTGCGGCCGTACCTGTCGGACGTGGCGCTGGCGGACTGGGAGTCGCTGAAGGCCGAGCGGCTGGACACCATCGTGCTGTCCAACGTGCTGGAGCACATCCCGGACGACGCCTCGGCGGTGCGGCGCTTCCGGCAGATCCTGCCGCCGGGCGGCCGGGTGGTGGTGCTGGTGCCGGCGCTGCCGCAGCTCTTCGGGGCCATCGACGAGGCGGTGGGGCATTACCGGCGCTACACGATGCCCGGCCTGCGCTCCGTGCTGGAGGGCAATGGCTTCGAGGTGGAGCGGCTCGAGTGGATGAACCTGGTGGGGATTCCGGGCTGGTTCATGAACAGCCGGGTGATGCGCCGCCGCTCGGTGCCGAAGTTGCAGCTCAAGGTGTATGACCGCATCGCGCCGTTCTTGGCGCGGGCCGAGAGTCAGGTGAAGCTGCCCCTGGGAATGAGCCTCTTCGCGGTGGCGCGAGCCACTGGAGGTACCGCATGA
- a CDS encoding P-II family nitrogen regulator — protein MKKIEAIIKPFKLDDVKDALHEVGVLGLTAVEVKGFGRQKGHTELYKGAEYVVDFLPKVKVEVVVDDDMVQRVVDAIVRAARSGPDGKIGDGKIFVLPVDEAVRIRTGERGSDAL, from the coding sequence ATGAAGAAGATCGAAGCCATCATCAAGCCGTTCAAGCTGGATGACGTGAAGGACGCCCTGCACGAGGTGGGGGTGCTCGGTCTCACCGCGGTGGAGGTGAAGGGCTTCGGTCGGCAGAAGGGCCACACGGAGCTCTACAAGGGCGCCGAGTACGTGGTGGACTTCCTGCCCAAGGTGAAGGTGGAGGTGGTGGTGGACGACGACATGGTGCAGCGCGTGGTGGACGCCATCGTGCGCGCGGCGCGCTCGGGTCCCGACGGGAAGATTGGCGACGGGAAGATTTTCGTCCTGCCGGTGGACGAGGCCGTGCGCATCCGCACGGGGGAGCGCGGTAGCGACGCGCTGTGA